The following proteins are encoded in a genomic region of Magallana gigas chromosome 1, xbMagGiga1.1, whole genome shotgun sequence:
- the LOC105331766 gene encoding uncharacterized protein produces the protein MVLISAQIRKGSTVLLPWHIVGGFSEGCTMLELFQSIKNGSIDLGTWVFPEKLRDLPITVSVGKSKTDAFDNVMANMNVVQTVSLFGHYVRFNLVEDKDQKRSTACEMPSESGTEDSGAESGKAKRNAFEVLISGARKLSLPEPYAADGDIVNNKRVLYNRVLQMLQKAGLGFTPTNFDQGKTLIQTITNCIWTIDPHIDTLRERSFYVLFLFEHLIGYNIPENHKHKKLQLENSSVLHLASCLDRCIEQPYMSGPMWFSFKNALTQLSESLHNYSDYLEKAANRMEENRAKMFPVRSPDEGQSIELIYPKYIVKPGIVSRYKALVDHLRNTEEYKPICVDEYTPESTRQRRYYLDHLKSGLPYKCMHLTFSTGNNLGSHNFIWRISPNVEEADAVAKNTEVIQLLKQELPSYHTRAMRRSFIRKASLICNLKAKDARFIYKQLSGDSAEAETADQKEIDARVYQAFEMEDPDIITDLRCHNKGQPSKYDAFFEKAKQYLENVIETAVDERRHDEMTHLAQAISVPDLLRCVKETCPPETAIPSEQWLRLQFAPKCVSTYASLQFTGKLQVKFQVQSRQLRKTHEDTHYASAIFRYLKEFCIKFRDFTVFVCMDDKHHCKVGEPGHPVAAVDRGKRVVVADDKVFAVSDHDFTKFSVVPSVTMLVDIPESIEEGSFYRGQVYVGVKDLVLEPSSPLRHIAELKQILLDEELHSKPILCLYTDGGPDHRLTYLSVQLSLVCLFLSGDFDMLIAARTPPMGSWRNPPERIMSILNLALQAVGLMRSEASDECEKKLRSAGGLGQLREVAKDPAMRQEMRDSIEPVKVLLTQMFRRPYLKDKKFKCFTAATEEAIEALWEQLQKFGPPLGNDMKQPSLKKELKDRPKLQEFLDHCTVSRSYFFTIRKCGNPECQICLPPRLPPDVFSQLHAFPDPVPGEDGHYKGFEEVYGTDTTEEYRPSLQQKVPGLAANSHGIPFAPSAQTARTVGKTVKCIACDKPRVIYSTHKLTTQDQMILKRVLDLYQYSCGCELQELMPQERERAPKISALLDRVFVRANLHCTSPVEIPYFSAGIFPSICFYCSDEAVEQIEGAYPTCESCRANHILPFKRKNVENAREKRKKTRK, from the exons ATGGTATTAATTTCGGCCCAAATTCGGAAGGGATCAACTGTTTTGCTTCCCTGGCATATAGTTGGTGGGTTTTCCGAGGGATGTACTATGTTAGAACTCTTTCAATCCATAAAGAACGGCTCCATTGACCTCGGGACTTGGGTTTTCCCGGAAAAACTGCGAGATTTGCCGATAACAGTTTCTGTTGGAAAATCAAAGACTGACGCGTTTGACAATGTGATGGCAAATATGAATGTTGTCCAAACAGTATCGTTGTTTGGTCATTATGTGAGATTCAACCTTGTAGAAGATAAAGACCAAAAGAGAAGCACCGCTTGTGAAATGCCTTCGGAATCGGGAACGGAGGATTCTGGCGCTGAATCTG GTAAGGCCAAAAGGAATGCATTTGAAGTTCTGATATCTGGTGCTCGAAAGCTGTCTTTACCAGAACCATATGCAGCAGATGGAGATATCGTTAACAACAAGAGGGTGTTATACAACAGAGTTTTACAAATGCTGCAAAAGGCAGGATTAGGGTTTACACCAACCAATTTCGACCAAGGCAAAACACTGATTCAAACCATAACAAACTGCATTTGGACCATTGACCCACATATTGATACTTTGAGAGAAAGAAgtttttatgttctttttctGTTTGAACATCTCATAGGGTACAACATTCCTGAGAATCATAAACACAAGAAACTTCAATTAGAAAATTCTTCTGTTCTTCATCTTGCTTCATGCCTTGATAGATGTATTGAACAGCCATATATGAGTGGACCAATGtggttttcattcaaaaatgcCTTGACTCAACTGTCTGAAAGTCTCCACAATTATTCAGATTACTTGGAAAAAGCAGCCAATAGGATGGAGGAAAATAGAGCAAAAATGTTTCCTGTGCGCAGCCCGGATGAAGGACAGAGTATTGAACTTATTTATCCAAAATATATTGTGAAACCTGGTATTGTTTCAAGGTACAAGGCATTAGTAGATCATCTTAGAAATACAGAAGAGTACAAGCCAATTTGTGTAGATGAATATACACCAGAATCCACCAGACAGAGACGTTATTACTTAGACCATCTCAAATCTGGATTACCATACAAGTGTATGCATCTGACATTTTCTACCGGTAATAACCTTGGGTCACATAATTTCATTTGGCGAATTTCTCCCAATGTTGAAGAAGCGGATGCTGTTGCCAAAAATACAGAAGTCATACAGCTTTTGAAACAAGAATTACCAAGTTACCACACAAGAGCTATGCGTAGAAGCTTTATTCGGAAAGCATCTctcatttgtaatttaaaagcAAAAGATGCACGCTTCATTTACAAGCAACTTTCTGGTGATTCTGCAGAAGCTGAAACAGCTGATCAGAAAGAGATAGATGCACGTGTATACCAAGCCTTTGAAATGGAGGATCCAGATATTATTACTGATCTGAGATGTCACAATAAAGGCCAACCATCGAAGTACGATGCCTTTTTCGAGAAAGCAAAACAATATCTTGAAAACGTTATCGAGACAGCAGTAGATGAGAGACGTCATGATGAGATGACCCACTTGGCACAAGCAATATCCGTTCCAGACCTTTTGCGTTGTGTAAAGGAAACTTGTCCACCAGAAACTGCTATACCTTCAGAACAATGGCTCAGACTGCAATTTGCACCCAAATGTGTATCAACTTATGCTTCTTTACAGTTTACTGGCAAACTGCAAGTGAAATTTCAAGTACAGAGTAGACAGTTGCGTAAAACTCATGAAGATACACATTATGCATCCGCCATATTCAGATATCTGAAAGAATTTTGTATCAAGTTTCGTGACTTTACCGTATTTGTTTGTATGGACGATAAACATCATTGCAAGGTTGGTGAACCAGGGCATCCTGTGGCTGCGGTGGACAGAGGGAAACGTGTTGTAGTAGCTGATGACAAAGTATTTGCAGTATCTGACCACGACTTCACTAAATTTAGTGTGGTCCCAAGTGTTACCATGTTGGTAGATATACCTGAATCTATTGAAGAGGGATCCTTCTACAGGGGACAGGTTTATGTTGGTGTTAAAGATTTGGTCCTTGAGCCTTCTTCACCACTGCGGCACATTGCTGAGCTAAAGCAGATTTTATTGGATGAGGAATTGCATTCTAAGCCTATATTGTGTCTTTATACAGATGGTGGTCCAGATCATCGGCTCACCTATTTGTCAGTACAGCTATCGCTGGTTTGTCTTTTTTTGAGCGGAGACTTTGATATGTTGATAGCAGCAAGGACTCCACCCATGGGATCATGGAGAAACCCACCTGAGCGCATTATGTCAATCTTGAATCTAGCACTTCAGGCTGTGGGCTTAATGAGATCAGAGGCTTCAGATGAGTGTGAAAAAAAGTTACGTTCAGCCGGTGGATTAGGACAGCTCAGGGAAGTGGCAAAGGATCCCGCAATGCGGCAAGAAATGAGAGACTCTATTGAGCCAGTAAag GTCCTTCTTACTCAGATGTTCAGGAGACCTTATTTGAAGGACAAGAAGTTCAAATGTTTCACAGCTGCTACAGAGGAAGCAATTGAAGCCCTTTGGGAACAGCTGCAAAAGTTTGGCCCTCCCTtaggaaatgatatgaaacAACCAAGCCTGAAAAAAGAACTTAAGGACAg GCCCAAGCTTCAGGAATTTTTAGATCACTGTACAGTGTCCAGGTCCTATTTCTTCACTATTCGTAAGTGTGGGAATCCAGAGTGTCAGATATGCCTTCCACCTCGCCTGCCTCCTGATGTTTTTTCCCAGCTACATGCATTTCCAGATCCAGTTCCAG GAGAGGATGGACATTATAAGGGGTTTGAAGAAGTCTATGGTACAGATACCACAGAAGAGTATCGTCCTTCACTACAGCAAAAAGTGCCAGGGCTTGCTGCAAACAGTCATGGCATACCCTTTGCTCCTTCTGCTCAAACTGCAAGAACTGTTGGCAAAACTGTGAAGTGTATTGCATGTGATAAACCAAGAGTCATTTATTCTACTCACAAACTTACAACGCAAGACCAAATGATTCTGAAACGTGTTTTGGATCTTTATCAATATTCCTGTGGATGTGAGCTTCAAGAGCTCATGCCACAAGAGAGAGAAAGGGCTCCAAAGATTTCTGCCCTTCTTGATCGTGTATTTGTCAGAGCTAATCTACACTGCACAAGTCCAGTTGAAATTCCATATTTTAGTGCTGGCATATTTCCTTCAATTTGCTTTTACTGCTCAGATGAAGCAGTTGAGCAAATTGAAGGGGCATATCCCACTTGTGAAAGTTGTAGAGCAAACCATATTTTGCCATTCAAGagaaaaaatgtagaaaatgctagagagaaaagaaagaaaactagaaagtaa